From a single Anaerolineaceae bacterium oral taxon 439 genomic region:
- a CDS encoding elongation factor P, whose amino-acid sequence MIDVNELRKGVTIELDGALLKVIDYEHNKAGRGNATIRIKAKNLRTGAHVERTFTSGNRVQDVHLEFQNVQFLYADNDFFHFMNTETYEQPQVNAEIMKDAAPYLKENTDVKLTYYQNEIIDYELPLSVDLLVVQADIAVRGDTATGVNKQVTVETGARVMVPNFVSEGDTIRVNTSTGEYITRV is encoded by the coding sequence ATGATTGATGTAAATGAACTGCGAAAAGGCGTCACGATTGAATTGGACGGCGCGTTGCTGAAAGTTATCGACTATGAGCATAACAAAGCCGGACGTGGAAACGCAACGATTCGCATTAAGGCTAAGAACCTCCGGACCGGGGCGCACGTCGAACGCACGTTCACGTCGGGCAATCGCGTCCAGGACGTTCATCTCGAATTCCAGAACGTTCAGTTCTTATACGCGGACAACGACTTTTTCCATTTCATGAATACGGAAACCTATGAACAGCCGCAGGTCAACGCTGAGATCATGAAGGACGCCGCGCCGTACCTGAAAGAAAATACGGACGTCAAGCTGACGTACTATCAAAACGAAATTATCGATTATGAATTGCCGCTGTCGGTCGATCTTCTCGTCGTTCAGGCGGACATCGCCGTCCGCGGGGATACGGCGACCGGCGTCAATAAGCAGGTCACCGTCGAAACCGGGGCCCGCGTCATGGTTCCGAATTTTGTCAGCGAAGGCGATACGATCCGGGTTAACACTTCGACCGGTGAATATATTACGCGTGTCTAA
- a CDS encoding ribosomal subunit interface protein has protein sequence METKTVLYGKNLEISERIKTNVTSKTDKFSKFLTNIEEVRIDLAHLKTARNANDRYVSQITIRGKGFILRTEERADELSAAFDKSFDKMIRQIERFKGKRGRTHLEKVFVDPAAPQAEPEPVEETPVIARRKKFALIPMTEVEALEQMKLLGHEDFFVFYNGNTSAINVLYKRMDGTFGLIETEIA, from the coding sequence ATGGAAACGAAGACGGTTCTTTACGGGAAAAATTTGGAAATTTCGGAGCGGATTAAGACGAACGTCACGTCGAAAACGGACAAATTTTCTAAATTCTTAACCAACATCGAGGAAGTTCGAATTGACTTAGCGCATTTAAAGACGGCTCGCAACGCAAACGACCGGTACGTTTCTCAGATTACCATTCGTGGAAAAGGGTTTATTCTTCGAACCGAGGAGCGCGCGGACGAGCTTTCGGCCGCGTTTGATAAGTCGTTTGATAAAATGATCCGGCAGATCGAACGTTTCAAGGGGAAGCGCGGTCGGACGCATCTTGAAAAGGTCTTCGTCGATCCGGCGGCTCCGCAGGCTGAACCGGAACCAGTGGAAGAGACGCCGGTGATCGCGCGCCGAAAGAAATTCGCGCTGATTCCGATGACGGAAGTGGAAGCGCTGGAGCAGATGAAATTGCTGGGACACGAGGATTTCTTCGTTTTCTATAACGGCAATACGTCCGCGATCAATGTCCTGTATAAGCGAATGGACGGGACGTTCGGGCTGATCGAGACTGAGATCGCGTAG
- a CDS encoding cell division protein FtsH — protein sequence MNLKQRGQANIVYLLLLIGIISLLMYSFSDPRNSTKNMSINELADQIKSGKVKEINVNGTTVEVELESREVAKTVIEEYASFLSQMSLLGVQPEDLSARKIVVNFKEKSGWVSILSLLSYFLPILFIFGAMFFIFRQSQAGGNSAMAFGKSRAKMLEGDRPTVTFADVAGVDESKEELAEVVDFLKEPKKFIALGARIPKGVLLVGSPGTGKTLLAKAVAGEAGVPFFSISGSEFVEMFVGVGASRVRDLFDQAKKNSPCIIFIDEIDAVGRQRGSGLGGSHDEREQTLNQMLVEMDGFDTDTNIIIIAATNRPDILDPALMRPGRFDRQVILDRPDVVGREAILRVHSKGKPLESDVDLATIARSTPGFVGADLENLMNEAAILAARRNKLSIGTGEISEAVERVMMGPAKKSRILSENEKKIIAYHEAGHAVIMNVIPECNPVHKVTIIGRGSAGGYTMNLPIEDRVLMSKKELEADMVSLLGGRMAEELMFNDITSGASNDLERVTDLARKMVMRLGMSDSLGPVTYGKKEEMIFLGRELSEQRDYSESIAESIDQEVRRIVQAAYERAREILIQYREELDKIAASLIEKESLTREEFEAIFPPPNGRRSATPEYDAA from the coding sequence GTGAATCTTAAACAACGCGGACAAGCGAATATTGTTTATTTACTGTTGTTGATCGGGATTATTTCGCTCCTGATGTATTCGTTTTCCGATCCGCGCAATTCAACGAAGAATATGTCCATCAATGAATTGGCGGATCAGATTAAAAGCGGCAAGGTCAAAGAAATTAACGTTAACGGGACGACGGTTGAGGTTGAGCTGGAAAGCCGGGAGGTCGCGAAAACGGTTATCGAGGAATACGCTTCGTTCCTGAGCCAGATGTCGCTTCTGGGCGTGCAGCCGGAGGATTTATCGGCGCGGAAGATCGTCGTCAACTTTAAAGAAAAGTCGGGCTGGGTTTCGATTTTATCGCTCCTGAGTTATTTCCTCCCGATCCTGTTTATCTTCGGGGCGATGTTCTTTATTTTCCGGCAGTCGCAAGCTGGCGGGAATTCGGCGATGGCGTTTGGAAAGTCCCGGGCGAAGATGCTCGAGGGGGACCGGCCGACCGTGACGTTCGCCGACGTCGCCGGCGTTGACGAGTCGAAAGAGGAGCTGGCCGAGGTCGTCGATTTCCTGAAAGAACCGAAGAAATTTATTGCGCTTGGCGCGCGGATTCCGAAGGGCGTCCTTCTTGTCGGTTCGCCGGGGACCGGTAAAACGCTGCTGGCGAAGGCGGTCGCCGGGGAGGCGGGCGTTCCGTTCTTCTCGATATCGGGTTCTGAATTTGTTGAGATGTTCGTTGGGGTCGGGGCGAGCCGCGTCCGCGATCTTTTCGATCAGGCGAAGAAGAACAGCCCGTGTATTATTTTTATTGACGAAATCGACGCCGTCGGCCGTCAGCGCGGCTCCGGTCTGGGCGGGAGCCATGACGAACGGGAACAGACGCTGAACCAGATGCTGGTTGAGATGGATGGGTTCGATACCGACACGAATATTATCATCATCGCGGCGACGAACCGTCCGGATATCCTCGATCCGGCGCTGATGCGCCCTGGGCGTTTCGACCGTCAGGTTATTCTCGATCGTCCCGACGTTGTCGGGCGCGAGGCGATCCTCAGGGTGCATTCAAAAGGCAAGCCGCTCGAATCGGACGTCGATCTGGCGACGATCGCGCGTTCGACCCCCGGCTTTGTCGGTGCGGATTTGGAAAACCTGATGAACGAGGCGGCGATCTTAGCCGCGCGGCGCAATAAGCTTTCGATCGGAACCGGCGAGATCAGCGAAGCGGTCGAGCGGGTCATGATGGGGCCTGCGAAGAAGAGCCGGATTTTGAGCGAGAACGAAAAGAAAATTATCGCGTATCATGAAGCCGGGCACGCTGTGATCATGAACGTGATCCCGGAATGCAACCCGGTTCATAAGGTTACGATCATCGGGCGCGGCTCCGCCGGCGGGTATACGATGAACCTGCCGATTGAGGATCGGGTTCTGATGTCGAAAAAGGAGCTGGAAGCCGATATGGTTTCGCTTTTGGGCGGACGCATGGCGGAAGAGCTGATGTTCAACGATATTACTTCGGGAGCGTCGAACGATCTCGAACGGGTCACCGATCTGGCGCGGAAAATGGTCATGCGGTTAGGCATGTCGGATTCGCTGGGGCCGGTTACGTACGGGAAGAAGGAGGAGATGATCTTTCTTGGGCGCGAACTCTCGGAACAGCGGGATTACTCTGAATCGATCGCTGAAAGTATCGATCAGGAGGTCCGCCGAATCGTTCAGGCGGCTTATGAGCGCGCGCGCGAAATCCTGATCCAGTATCGCGAAGAGCTGGATAAGATCGCGGCGTCGTTGATCGAGAAGGAGTCGCTGACGCGGGAAGAATTCGAAGCGATTTTCCCGCCGCCGAACGGCCGCCGCTCGGCTACGCCGGAATATGACGCGGCGTAA
- a CDS encoding DNA primase — MSQVEEIKNSVNIVDIVSETVRLRRTGKSYIGFCPFHANTHTPAFVVFPDSGTWRCFGACAEGGDVVSFIMKRDGLDFHQAIELLAQRAGIKLEKFQRDGGVKKEKRARLQEMLERAATIYHEQLLRHPSGGEAREFVRRRGVTEETCASWKLGYALGSWDGMTQQLLSLGYSREELIEGGMVSEQRDSNGELIPNGRIYDRFRNRLMIPIREPSGGMIGFGARHLNPDDNPKFLNSPQTVLFDKGRTLFGYDRARTAIRERDQSVIVEGYFDVIILHQAGFTNTVAPMGTALGPNQVRLLTRQSKRILLALDADAAGDSATIKGIDVIRATVKGENSETDLIRQENELKADIRVTKIPEGQDPDEVVLRDAREWEEILARARPIVTFRMETAAAGKNLSDAKVKQEIADEVLPLIEEVANPVERETYRQQLAEFLNVDVRFLISAPRPKKTKSSSAQVAHDPGTGDSSSGFVIIDLGKSILNKETTLIWFALRGFPPPEGLAKIDRCVRSVGLEAISPADFEEARYKEIAALYFEGLNQDFEPDIIRYVGDRLSEDCVPVFQWIQSFKAKEQFENRAELLADTVRQIGVLRRDRTTQDQRAVQSEMNLVPEGATGEEGVSRAYLSELSKDLFFRRKLIDKLLEKRFRGDFDKDFRDQP; from the coding sequence ATGTCTCAGGTTGAAGAAATTAAAAACAGCGTCAATATTGTCGATATCGTTTCGGAGACGGTCAGGCTCAGGCGGACGGGGAAGTCGTATATCGGATTCTGTCCGTTTCATGCGAATACGCATACGCCCGCGTTCGTCGTTTTTCCCGATTCGGGGACGTGGCGTTGTTTTGGGGCCTGCGCTGAGGGGGGAGACGTCGTCAGCTTTATCATGAAGCGCGATGGCCTCGATTTTCATCAGGCGATCGAGCTTCTGGCGCAGCGGGCCGGGATCAAGCTCGAAAAGTTTCAGAGGGACGGCGGCGTAAAAAAAGAAAAGCGCGCCCGGCTTCAGGAGATGCTGGAGCGGGCGGCGACGATCTATCATGAGCAGCTGCTCCGTCATCCGTCGGGCGGGGAGGCCCGCGAGTTCGTCCGCAGGCGCGGCGTTACGGAGGAGACCTGCGCGAGCTGGAAATTAGGTTACGCGCTGGGAAGCTGGGACGGCATGACCCAGCAGCTCCTGTCGCTCGGATATTCGCGCGAAGAGCTGATCGAAGGGGGAATGGTCAGCGAGCAGCGCGACTCGAACGGCGAGCTGATCCCGAACGGGCGGATCTACGATCGTTTCCGGAATCGGCTGATGATCCCGATTCGCGAACCGTCGGGGGGAATGATCGGGTTTGGCGCGCGGCATTTAAATCCGGACGATAACCCGAAGTTTCTCAACTCTCCGCAAACGGTTCTTTTCGATAAGGGGAGGACGCTGTTTGGCTATGATCGGGCGCGGACGGCGATCCGCGAACGCGACCAGTCGGTCATTGTCGAGGGTTATTTCGACGTCATTATCCTTCATCAGGCCGGGTTCACGAATACGGTCGCGCCGATGGGGACCGCGCTCGGCCCGAATCAGGTCCGGCTCCTGACGCGGCAGTCAAAGCGGATCCTGCTGGCGCTGGACGCGGACGCGGCGGGCGACAGCGCGACGATCAAAGGGATCGACGTGATCCGCGCGACGGTCAAGGGCGAGAATTCTGAAACGGACCTGATTCGGCAGGAGAACGAGCTGAAGGCCGATATCCGCGTGACGAAAATTCCCGAGGGTCAGGATCCGGACGAGGTTGTTCTCCGCGACGCGCGCGAATGGGAAGAAATTTTAGCGCGCGCCAGGCCGATCGTAACGTTCCGAATGGAAACCGCGGCGGCGGGAAAAAATCTATCCGACGCGAAGGTCAAACAGGAAATCGCCGACGAAGTCCTGCCGCTGATAGAGGAGGTCGCGAACCCGGTCGAGCGCGAAACCTATCGGCAGCAGTTAGCGGAATTTCTGAACGTTGACGTACGGTTCCTGATCTCCGCGCCGAGGCCGAAGAAAACGAAATCTTCTTCGGCTCAGGTCGCGCACGATCCGGGAACCGGGGATAGTTCATCTGGATTTGTAATTATAGATCTGGGAAAAAGCATTTTAAATAAGGAAACGACGCTGATTTGGTTTGCGCTCCGAGGGTTCCCGCCGCCGGAGGGGTTGGCGAAGATCGATCGATGCGTCCGAAGCGTCGGGTTGGAGGCGATCTCGCCGGCGGATTTCGAAGAAGCGAGGTATAAAGAGATCGCCGCGCTGTATTTCGAAGGGCTGAATCAGGATTTTGAACCGGATATTATCCGGTATGTTGGCGACCGGCTGTCGGAGGACTGCGTCCCGGTTTTTCAATGGATTCAATCTTTCAAAGCGAAAGAACAGTTTGAGAATCGAGCTGAACTGTTGGCCGATACAGTCCGTCAGATTGGCGTTTTGCGCCGGGATCGTACGACGCAGGATCAGCGAGCGGTGCAGTCCGAGATGAATCTGGTCCCTGAGGGTGCGACGGGCGAAGAGGGCGTTTCGCGGGCCTATCTGTCGGAATTGTCCAAGGACCTGTTTTTTCGACGGAAGCTGATCGATAAGCTGCTTGAGAAGCGCTTCCGCGGGGATTTTGATAAGGATTTCCGGGATCAGCCGTAG